A stretch of DNA from bacterium:
ACTACAGCTCTTACAACCGATACAATAATCTAAATCGACGACTAATCTCTTTTGCATACGCTCACCTCAATCGGTGGAAACTCGCAAATACCTGAACTTATATTTAATTCAAATAATGACCTTGCTTCGGGTAATTCCGTAGACACAAGTAAAACTCTTTCAGGAACTTTATCGGAAATATTTACCTTGAATTCGCTTTCGCCTACTGAAGATTTTATCTCGACGATGGAACCTTCTTTTACTTTTAATTTCTTTGCATTATGACTATTCATTATAACTATCGGCTCGGAGAATAAACCCTTGAACTGATATGCGGTTTTTTCTCCCATAAGTACGAAATCCCCTTGCGGAATAACCATATTACTCACCCTGCTTAAGACTTCTTCCAATTTCAATTCCTTAAGGACGGTTTTCCCGGGACTTACCACACTAATCTTGTTTTCTGCTAATGCATATACTATTTCCCCAACACATTTCGTTCCACTTAAAGGCTTCACTCCGTTTATTACTTTCTTTTCTCCCTCGAAAAACGTCTTTATAGTACCGCTGGTTTCCGTCAGCAAAGTCGTCGGCATAAATAAATACGAAAGCCTGTTCTTTGCAAGTTCCGGCATCATCGTAACCGTGGAAGCCATAAACTCAAGTTCATCTAAATATTCCCATATCTGAGGATAATACACGGGAGACATCGCTCCGAAATTTAATAAACATTTTATTTCTTTCTTTTTAATGCCCGATAATATCTCGCTAAAATCAACATTCCCGGGGACGCTTGCCGATTCGCCAAGCCATAAAAATTTCTTATCCCCTTTCAAGGATGAAGCAAAATACTGTGCCATCCCGGAAAATACCATCGGGTCTGTAGTCCTGCCAAATGAATTGCTCGCTATTACTACCGCTTTTTCGCTTTCGTTCAACGAATTTAATACTCCGCTTAAAACGCTCTGTTCTATTCCACCTTTTAATTCGCCTGTTTTACCTTTAGCAAGATTCGCCATATCAAGCAAAACAAGAGCTTCTTTTCCTACATCTGTTTTAATAAAAGTATCGGCAAAACCTGCCGTAGGAGTAACAAACGAATCCAGCACAAAAATCCTGTTTTGTTTACTGCAGTACCTTACGTCAAGTATGGCTTTCGCTATTAACGGAAACTGGCTGAACAAATCCCCTATAATAAAGAAAGTCTTACTGTCTTTTATATCGTCAAAATTCGCAATTTTAACATCAGGTAAAACATAATTAAAATAATGTTCAGGTTCAATATAACTTGATGCCAGTTTAGTTATCCCTTTTATCTTTGCAAACTCGCATACAAGCGAATACTCTTCAATAGTCAGATTTGTGTCATAAGTGATTGCAATTTCCGAAGCTTTATAATTCTTTAATGCCGATATAATTTCATTTAATGCATCTTTCCAATTAATCTCTTGCCCGTTTCTCAAAGGAGAAGTTAACCGCTGGCTTGAGGAAAGATAAATAGGAAGTGCATTCCCACGGCTGCAAAGTCTGCCCTCATTAGCGCCGGATTTTGAATATTTAATGTCTACGACGCCTATATCGCTTTCATTCAAAGAGGTTTCACATCCAAGAGTACAAAAATTACAAGTTACCTTTTGCATTATCCTACTTAAACCATAATGCTATAGTTTGTCAACTATTTTTTGTTACGAGAGTTTACTCGTTTTTTTTATTTTTTGCAAAATTGTATTCAGTGGTAGGACAGACATTCTTGTCTGTCTCTTTTATCTTATTTATATCAACAATTGAAGATGCTTTATATAAAATTTTGTATAAATTCCTGTTCGTTGTTATACCTTTTTCCTAAAAATACTCCAAATATTCTTTGTAGTAGTTTGTAGGCACAAATTCAATTTGTGCCCTTTTTCTGCTTCTTTTGTTTTTCTTGCAAAGGTCTGTATTCTTTCCTCTGTGCTCTCTATGTTTTAAACTCTGTGCTCTCTGTAGTAAAAATCTTTTATCTTCTTTTTGTCTTTTTATCTCAACTCAAGTTTTTATTTCTTCTCTGTGTATGTTGTTTTTTCTTCTTTGCGAGCTCTGCGACTCTGCGGTGAAAATTTCTGTTATCTATTTTTATTTCTGTTAATATTTTAATTCCGCCACCCTTAACTTGTTTAAGGGTGGTTATCCCTCTCTGCCGGAAAATCCAAATCTTCTTCTTTTAATTTGTTAAATCCAAATTCCGCAATCCAAAATCTCAAATCCTCATTTCCTCATTTCCTCTTCTCCCCTTCCATCATCACCCAGTAACTATATTTCCTCAATCCCGGTAAATACTTTCCAACAAACCCATCCGGGGCAATAAAAAACGAAAGAACGATTCTTTCCAGTATTGTTTTCCTCAACGGCCTCGCAATAATACTCCCTATAAGCTGTAAAAAAATAAACGAAAAATAATGAAACCTGACACCCGTAAATTCCGATTTTATATACTTTAGGGACTTCAAAGTCAATGGTTTTTCACAAGGCGACCCGTGTCGTAAAAATCTAATCTTATAAATCGGAGACTCTACCAATACCCGTAAAAACACATTTCTTAACTGTGTCTCCAAAAACAATATTTTTCCGCCTTTTTTTAATACTCTTTTTATTTCGTTAACCGCCCCTTCAAGTTCGGTATGATGAAGAATCATAGCCCCGATTACAAAATCAAAACTATTATTCTTAAAAGGCAGGTTTTCAAAAGCAGATTCAACTAAAGGTATGTCAAGCTTCCAGCTTAATGCCCTTTTTTGGGCAATTCTCAACATCCCGTTGGACAAATCAAATGCCGTCACCTTAGCACCGTTCTGACTTAAAGCGGCGCTGATAACTCCGGTTCCGCATCCGCAGTCCAAAACGGATTTACCGGTGAAATCGCCCAATATCTCGGGGAAATGTTTAAGCCATACATCATTTTTTATGGCTTCTTTCGGGGGAGTTTTGAAAAAGCTCTCCCCCTCATCTTCCACGAATAAGTGAACTTTCGAGTCATGAAACTTCTGCTCAACTTTCAAATCTTTCATTTGTTTTAACTTAAAGAAAAACTTCCCCTATGGCTTAAGATACCATTTATTAGTGCTATCTCTTTTAATAATAAAATAACCATTTTCATCATAACCGATAAAATATCCACCATTTATAGACCATTTAGGAGTTCTGAGCCAACCCAACATAACAATAGAAGAACTTGACAGGTAAATAATTTCAGACCTATCCCTTCCATTTACATCACAAATAACGGTGTTGGAATCAATGGGTCCCCAGTCTGGGACTTCAAAACCCCCTCCATTTTTAGGGATATAAGTATTTATCAATGTGCCGTTTGTATCCGCAATAAATAAAGTTTCTTGAGATGTTTTCACATACGCTATTCTTCCCCCATCAGGACTCCATGCAGGGCTATTACCCGTTGATACTATCTGATGGTCATTTGTTCCATCTTTGTTCATAATCCAAATTCCTTGATTTGGTTTCTCATATACTATTTTATTCGCATCTGGCGAAAAATCAGGATACCTGCCTGTACTAAGCTGTTTTAATGAGTCACCATTTCTTTTTAGCACATATATATAAGGAGTCTTATTTACATCTCCTCTGGAAAATGCTATCCATTCCCCAACGCTTGATGTCGCACCGATGCCCAAAGAGTGGTCAGACGATGCTTCCGCAACCTCGAGTATTGCCTTAAATCCACTGCCATCATTATTTATTTCGCAAATTGTAAGCTCTTCTTTAGCGCTTACTGTTCTATGTCCAACGAAAGGTCCACTTTCATCCTTCCAAAAATTGTAATCTTTTACAAATACTATTTTCCCATCAGATGTCCAATTCGGAGAAATATATTCTGTTGTTTCATTTTTAGTAGAGTGATTACATCCCCAGAATAAAACAACTACCCCTAAAAATAATAATTTTTTCATAAAACCCTTCTTGACTTTTCTTTGCGCCTTAGCGTCTTTGCGTGAGAATTTTTTCTATCCGTCTTCATTCGCGGTTAAACTTCTTTTTTCTCTTGAAAGTCTCTTCAAGTCCCTGTAGAAATTTTTTGTTCTCTGTTTTCCGTGTCAATCCGTGTTTTTTATCCGTGGCTAATATTCTTTTGCTTTTTATTTTTTGTCTTTTGTATTCTCCTTTAATCCCTGTCTTCGTACGTGTTTTTATCCGTGTTAATCCGTGGCTAATATTTTTTCTGTTTCCCACCCACAATTCCTTCTTTACCTTACCAATTCTTTTCAGCTCTTTTTCCCGTCTCATCGCAGTTCCTATATCCCCGCATTTTTCAGAGCGAAGAAGTTTCACGGGTCGTCTTGAACGAGTGTATTTCGCCCCAGTTCCTTTGTTGTGTTTTTCTATTCTTGCTTTTAAGTTATTTGTTATCCCAACGTATAAAGTGCTGTCCGAACATCTCACTCCATAAACGTACCATACCTTACTCTTTTTAGTTTTCAATACAGTCCTTCACTTCGTTTTGATAACAAGTTTTTTTCATTCCACTGCCCCGACAATTACTACATAATTCTTGCCGTACTTCTTGGCACATTTTGGGCAAGTCGTGTACCACATATACCATTTTTTGACTTTAAGATTTTTATCTTTTACTTGGCTTTCAAAATCTTTGCACCACCTGCCAGTGTCTTTAAAATCCCCTTCATAAACCTTGCTGAAAAATTTTCCACTTAAACTAATATTTTCGATATCCGGAATTTCCCTATCAACTGCCACATACAAATCCATATTCCATTTTGAAGTATGGTCGGAAAGTCCCATCCAATCCAGTGCTTTCCCTCCGGATTTTTCTATCTTCGCCATCATTCTTTTGACAACCGAGCCAAAATTAATCGGCATAAAAAACATAGTAAAAACCTTGTCCTTGATGAACTTTTTATTATCCCACTCTAACATTTTATTATCCCATGGCGCAGGATTAAATTTTGGACAACATTCTGTATTAGGTTTCTCTTTGCTCATATTCCCCCCTTTTTAACTTTAACAATGCTTACATACAGCCTTTTCACTCACCAGTTTTATCAGTTTCGTTAATTTTTTTTCATCAATATCTTTAAGCGTTTGAATCTTTATGTGTTTCATCGTTTTACCGCTTCCCTCAAACTGGGATATTTCTTCTTTATCTAATCCGTTAATTGCAAATCCCACGTGTACTCGTTCTTTAAGAGCGACAATATAGAACTTATTTTCTGCAAAAGTTATGACGCCCCAATTCATTTTTTCATCACAATCTACAAGTGTTTTTAGAAAGATCTGTCTAACTTTTTCTAAAATCTCTTTCTGAGGTGATTTTTGTTTATTAATATACCCGGCAATTTTTTTGTCCATAGTCTTGGTTTTCTTAAATTTTGTTCAGGACAAATTATCTGAGATCTCGCCAAAAATTGCAAAGTAATTTTTGGCGGAGAGAGAGGGATTCGTTTATCCTGAGCCTATCGAAGGAAACCCATGAACCCACAACTCCTTTTTTGCTTTACTCCATTTTTTCAATTGTGCTTCACGTTTCCTTGCTAAAAATTTATCTCCAACTGCTTCATAACAAAGAAGATTTACAGGCAATCTCTCTTTTGTATACTGTGCTCCGATTCCTTTATTATGCTCTTTTACTCTTGAGTCTAAATTGTTGGTTATCCCTATATATAAACTATTATCGGAACACCATACACATACCATAATTCAATTTTCTCAAGTTCCAATTTTGAAGTCTCTCGACTACGCTCGAGATAAATCTTTCGATTATACTCGAGATAAACGGAGAGAGAGGGATTCGAACCCTCGGTAAGGAATTACCCCTACAAACGATTAGCAATCGTTTGCCTTAAGCCGCTCGGCCATCTCTCCATTTGTTTATTTACAAGGCTTTACATACTTTTCCAAAATTGATAAAACCCATTTCTTACATAATTTCTTACATTTTTCTTCTAAATCTCTTCCATTTTTATAGTACATTTTAATTTTATTAGTATGAAATTTATATTAAATAATTCACTTGTCAAGAAAAGTCATAAAAACAGGGGGGCGATAACTGTCCCTGTTTTATGGATATACTACATATTATGGCGTAATTTGCAGTTTCTTTACTGCGTCCTCAAGGCATCCATCGCACAAATGTGCATATCGTAATGTCATCCGAATCGAGCTATGCCCCATAAGCTCTTTTATAGTCGCCAAATTGATTCCTGACATAGCCAAGTGCGAGGCAAAGCAATGTCTTAGTGAATGGAATGTAAAGTCCTCAATCCCAGCACTCTTTACCGCTCTTTCAAATAATATCCGAAAGTTGTGTATCCTAAATATTTTATCCTCTGTTTGGGGTAAGTTCTCAAAAACTTTATAAACAGAATCGTTTATTGGAATCATTCTCTTCTTATTGGATTTACTATGTTGGACGGTGATATACCTGTTCTGCATGTCCACATCCTGCCACTTCAGGGCAAATATTTCGCTTTTTCTTAAACCGCAATTCAGGGCAATAATTACCACAGGTTTTATCTCTTCGGGACAATTATCAAGGAGTATAACAATCTGTTCTTTTGTAAGCCAACGGACCAAACCCGGCGGTTCCTTGAAGAATTTAACCTTAGAACATGGATTAGATTTGAGATAACCGTAGTCAATAGCTTTATTGAAGAAATGCCTCAAGTAAGACAAACCTCGGTTGACCGTAGCATTACTGACGGTATTTGCTCTTTGATTTTTAAATTTTTCTATCATGGCAATAGAAATCTGATCAATCCGTATCCCATTAAATGCCTTCGCCGCCTCTTTTGTAAGGCATTGCACCTTGGCAATATAATGGGTTTTACTGTCTTGAGTTCTACAGCATTCAAGATAAGTAGCAACAAACGTCTCAAATAATGGTGCTTTATGATTATTTCCTTCCCAGTTTCCATCTTCAATTTCTACCTGAACTTTTCTGTAAGCACGTTCCGCCTCTTTTGGATCTGAAGAAATGATTTTCTTTATCCTTCTGCATGATACTGGGTCAAAATAATCAATTCCGTATTTGACCCCAGACTTATTTACTAATCTATAGACGCCTTTCGTTAAACCCTTCCTACTATTGCCTGAAGATAGTTTACAAGGTTTTATAGTTTTGAATTGTTGAGAATTCAAATCTTGTTTTTCCTTCCTCAGTATTTTCATACCCCTATTAGAAAGGATTTTACCTTCACATGAAGGCATTTTATCCTTCCATTCTTGTATTTTAGAAGCCTCGAACTTTACGAGGCGACCAACTTTTATAAATGGAATTTTTTTGTAATGCGTCCATGCATAAATTGTCGCCTCTTCTACATCTAACAGTTCCGATACTTCCTTTATACCATAAAGTCTATTATCCATTCGGGCAAGGTGAGGCTCGAACTCACGCAGTTTGTAACTGCTCCCCTACTCAGGTTGCCCTGTATCTACTTTTAAATCTCCTCCTATATAGTAGATCAGAAAAAAGTCTTATTTGGCCAACTATTTTTTACTTTTTTTATTTTTGCCTATTATATCCGATTCCTTTCATTCACCGCCGGAATAATATTATTCCAATCAAGTATTATTTCCAGCACCTTCTCCTTTGGTAAATGTTTTTGCAGGATTTTTGTAAAAAATTCGGTGCATTCACGAATGACCGTCATCACTCTTGTGTTCCATGCAGTTTCCCCCGTTGCTTCCGCAATTTCATTTCTTAGGTCTATAATGGTTTTTACTAAAGTAGTAAATGCCATATAATACCCAGGGGCAGCCTTAGTTTCTGGTGTTACAGCCTCCAATCGGTCAAGGGCACCAAGCATAGTAAATAACAAGTCGGTATACAGGGGAATCATCTCGGGTATATCTTTTTTTATATTCCCAACTTTGGCAACGTCAAGTGTAGTATAAAATCTCTTGACCTGATATGGTCGAATTTCAAGCAGGTGCATTGATGATAAAATCCTTGCGATTTTTGTCCACTTGTTATTCCCATATTTACTCACCAATTGTATTATTTCTGATTCAAATTTTTCTAACTCCTCAACTTTCTTTATCTTTTCCACTTTTTCCTCCTTTTTTTGTTATTTATAAGATATGTAACAGTTTTGTAACAATTTCATATATGTCCCACCCCCCTTTCTATATAAGACATTTAAGCACTTGAAGTGTCCCGGCGACAAACACAGGAAATTCTATAATCCCTTTATTTATAGAGATTTTATGGTATTTTTTCTTGCCAAGGGGGGTATCTTTATAGGTATAAGCCTGTTTAGATGACCTTTTAGTTATCACTTTGCCCCTTTTTAAGCGATTTAACAATCATTTACTTTCTCCCAACTTTCATTCCTTTGACCACCTCTTTTAACTTTTTTTGGAGGATTGGGTCTCTCTCATCAATCCCAAAAATTAATATGTGTAACTTTATTCTATTAAGGGTATTTATTATATCCTTATAAATCTGTTGCCCCGTCTTCGCGCTTAAGTTCATGTTTTACCTCCTTTTTCTAACCTGTTTTGGTTAGACTTGGTTACACTTGGGTTAAAGTTGTTTTTATAGTGTAACCAATCAAAACCCTATTCATTGTTGAATCTAAAGGCTATGGTTAAAGTGGATAGAGTAAAAGCTCATAAATCTCCTTGTATTACATGTCTCTATTATATATATATTATTTTTTTAAAACACTTTTAGTAGATGTACTCTATCCATTGTAACCAATTACCTCTAAACCTTTGATAATAGGTCTTTTTATATGGTTACAGTTGTGGTTACACTTGGTTACAGTGGATAGACTATTAACTGATTTTGTGAATTTAAGTTTCATTTTTGTTCCTTGGGAAAAAATGTGTAGGTAGTTTTGTTACCATGTTCCCGGTGTGTTGTTATCTTAAAGAAGTTCTCTAAATTGCTGCGAATATGTTTTGTTTTTATTCCAAAGGACTGTGAACTTTTGTAATAAAAGTCTATCTTTTCGCGCTCAGCAATTGCTTTAAGTTCTTTATATAAATCCCCTGTTGTAATACTTCTACCTTCGTTCCCTTGTTCTATCCACATAGTCAAAGTTTGAAAAATAGGTTCTTCATCAAGGGTGAATTCCGCCTGTTCTTTTTCCATCTTATCCAAAATTTCCTGAATACAGTCTTGTTGTCCTGTCATCCTAAAAAGCAGCACAGCCCAATCTGCCATCCGAAAGCCAGATGTATATTGGGTGGCGGATGTTTCTTTTAATTTTTTAATAATCTTTTGCAACTCTTGTATAATTTCTGTCCAAATCAGATTTCTATTTTGCAAAATATTAGTCAATAGCTCATTTTCAGAGATAAAATTCTCAATCTTATCTACCTTAAGTATTAGAAGCCTGTCGGCAACATCGTCTCTCTTAAACTTAGGTGTCCGGGAAGTAATCGCTGTAAAAACCCTTGGATAAAACTTTATTTCTTCGTTAGGGGTATAAAGTTTGCGATATGATATTGCCTGCCCTGTAGCAGTGCTCGCTAAGACATCATTTAACCATTCTATTTTGCTGTCTACATTATCAATTGCCACAAAGTAATTCGAACTTATAGCACTTATAAAGTCCCGCTGGTCCTTAGAAAGGCTTATCAAATCAAATCTTTTCCCGAAAAGTAATTTTCCCAAAGCTCTAAGCGTAAATGACTTTCCGCTACCTTTTATCCCAACAAGTAGCAAAATTGGTTTGGTTGGCAAAAGAGATTCAAAAAATAAAGACATTATATAATAATAAAAGAGAAGAATTTGATTGGCTGGTTTTATATTAACCCCATCACCGCTTACAAAATTTATTTTTTCTATAAGGTGCTCCATTAACATTGTAGAGAATTCGTTCGGTTTAGTATTTTTGATAAACTCGAATTTTTCAAAGCCAAATGTCTTGAGGAACAAAATACCATCAGTTCCATTGTCTACTAACTCTATGCTATTCTCTGTTATTTTATAAATTTGAGACTCAAAATTAAATATGTATAAAATAAAATTATTTTTATCAAAATATGAAAACTTATAAATTTCTGTTTTTTGACCTGTTGTCTGAATTTCTGCTTTAATATCCTCTATTACAAAGTTATGTTCTTTTTCAGTTTTATTGATGCCATATTGTGTATTTAATAAAGTTGTAAAATCCGGACTTTCAATATTTATTAAGTTTTTGGAAGTTTTATCAAAATAAAATCGTTCGTATTCGGTAGTATAAAAAACTCCAATATTTTTCAAATCTGTTTTTACTAACTCAGAGATTTCTTGAAGCCTTTCAATTTGTTTGAGTCTTGGAGTAATCCTGCATCCCTGAATTTGTTGTTTTATATCTTGAATTGTTTCACTTGGTACATTGTAGCCAATTCTCTCTTTCCTTGCTTTATTTATTGTATGAGTAAGGTATTGTGGAGTTGCTTCCTTGCCTTTTCCACTTGGGTTTTTTAACATAATAGCAGCTATTTCCTCATTAGAAAAATCATATGTAACCAGAATGTCCGCTAATGCCATATCAAACCCTGACCTACTCTTGTCTTTAATGTCATCTCTTGTGCCATTCCATGTAGCTTTCAGTTTTCCATTTTCATTTAATAAGTTCTCGAACCGTTTTGGAATTTCAGTCGGAATATTTTTAATATTCCCCGAATTGCCTTGAAGTAGATTATTGGGGGTAATGTTAAATTTTAATATTTCTTCCAAGACTGTAGAATAAGATTGTGTGGGTTCAGTTACAATTTTTGCAATGCGATGAGGTCTATCGGGGGTATCTTCTCCTTTAATTGACAGAGTCCCAGGAAGTTTTACCAACCTTGCAATATCATGTGTAGCATCAAGTTTTAATTGTTTGTTTTCTTCTACTAAAGGTCTTATTTCTTGTTCCCATAGCCGAGTTTTTTCTTTTATTTCATTGTGATTACTATCAAGTTTGAATGGCTCTATAGGTAAAACAACTAATCCACCATTTCCACTGTCAACTGCAAATGCACCCGGATATTTTTGTGCAACTTCTATAGTTTTTTCAATTGCTGTAGTATGCTCTTTTTCCGTAGATGCTGTGTTCTTTTCCCTAATTGGATCAATATCCAAGGAAAAACAGGTTATAAATTCTACATCAATGGATTTTCCACCTGTTGTTTGCATGGGGGGTATCTTATTATAAGCACCGGGGTATTCGTCTTTGAAGTTGAAAGGGCGAGGATTTCTACCAACATAAATATTAGCCAGACCATTCCACTGTTCACATTCTTTTATTAGTTCATCTATATTGTCAAAAAAACCAAGTCCTTTAATTTTTGGTTTAGAATCGTCATTCGGGTTGATTATTCGGACTTCAGTAAGCCCTAAATCTTTATGTCCAAGAAGATTATAAAATTTAACAATTTCTTCCTGATTGAATTTTATGTTGTTCATTTAACTCACTCCTTAATTCATTCAACTTGTTTGATACAGCTTTGTTTATTTCATCTCCCAATTCCTTAGAAATAGGGTTGAAATAAAAGTATTCCACACCCCCTGGAGTCTTTTTTAGTGGGTAAGACAGAAGTATTTTGCCTTCCTGCGTTCGTTTTACAGCAATATCATTTAATCGGAGATGATTCCCAAGAACTACTTCGCAAAAGGCTATAATACCGTTCTTACCATATAGCGAAAGCCTTACTTCGGTTATTTTTAATTCATTCATAGATATTTTAATTCATTCAAATTATATTTTCCCATATACTATATCCCTGTAACACACTTTTGTTTAAAATAACAAATTAAGGGCTTTTTGGGGGGCTATATTATATATATATAATATATAGGTATATTTTTCTCCCTTATAACAGATATGAAATTTAAACTTAAATTCAAAAATAGCGAAATAGCAGGAACCCTATTTTTATCTATTTTTATTCTTTTTTCTTCCATTTTGTTCTTAAAATTGAATAAACTCTTACTTTTTTTGATTTTTTTGTCTATTTTTGCTCTTTTTTACTTATTGTATTAAAAGTTTCTCTTCCATTTTTCATCCTATTTTTTTACCCCAACCTGAACTAATTTCAAAGGCAAGGATTTTTTCGACTTCGTCAAAAAGTCGAATATTCTACCATTTCCTTTCCGCCTGGTAATTTTGTAATAACCAATTTAATTCCGCAATCACATTTTATAATTCTTTTTTCTTCCACTTCCACTAGTGGGATCGGTATTTTACTATTACAGAACCCGCAGATTATATACCTTTTTTTTCCCTTTGGCTTTTTCATATTTTCTCCTATTTTTTTATTTGGCATCCTTTAAACTGCTGAAAGTTTAATTTTCTACCATGTAATTAGCAGCCTATGGCTAAGGTGTAGAAAAAAGTTTACTTTGAATCAAACTTGTTGTGTGGGTAACCGCAACAAAGTTACTTAAAGAAAGTTTTCTGTGTTGGGCACGGTGCTACACTGATGTGTCCAAGTGAAAACTTTATAACTAAGTCTCATTAATTACAAATATCTACTATTTATTCCTTATTTTCAATATCATACTACCTCACCTCCTTAATTATTTTATATTTTTTTATTATGGGCATCTTTCTAAAATACGAGATCAAAAAATGTTCCTTTTTTACCGGGATTATCGTATCTTGAATTATTATTCTTGATAAATGTTAATCGTATTAATATTTCATATATTATTATTCCTTCTAACCTTTTCTCAAAAATATGCATTTTATTCAATAAATTGATTCTTATCTTCTACAATACGAGATCAAAAAAAGTTCAATTTTGGCCGGGTCGGGTGTTTTTTAAGACAAACCAAATTAATCTTATTCATAACTACATTATTAATTCTCATATTTTTCTCTTCTATATTACTTAGAGATCAAAAAAGTCTTTATTCCGGCCGGAATTATTATTAATATTCTCTATTTGTGGTCATATCCAAAAATTTATATTCTGTGTTGATACCAAAATGTTGAAACTTTTCTGCCCATTCGTCAAGCCCGAAGCAGTAGGGTTGGTGGTAAAAAACCTCTTTCTTGCAAGGGATACTTCTTTTCTAATGTCAGATTTTGGGGTTAAAAACCTAATCTTATCCCCATTTTTGATTTGAGCTCCCTCTGCCTTTGATGAATTCAACAAAGGCAGAGGGAGCATATACAAAAGGTTTGTTAGTTCTGATAAACCTTTTGTTCAGAACTTGATTCCTCCCCCAGCTTTTGACAAGTCTGACAAAGATTGCTGATAGAATCCGAGTTTTGAGGGTCAGGAAGTTGAACTGCTTTTAATAAGGGATATGAGGAGAGGTTCTTAATTTCATTGAAAATTTCTTCCTTACTTACCTTTGGAAAAGGGA
This window harbors:
- a CDS encoding molybdopterin dinucleotide binding domain-containing protein, giving the protein MQKVTCNFCTLGCETSLNESDIGVVDIKYSKSGANEGRLCSRGNALPIYLSSSQRLTSPLRNGQEINWKDALNEIISALKNYKASEIAITYDTNLTIEEYSLVCEFAKIKGITKLASSYIEPEHYFNYVLPDVKIANFDDIKDSKTFFIIGDLFSQFPLIAKAILDVRYCSKQNRIFVLDSFVTPTAGFADTFIKTDVGKEALVLLDMANLAKGKTGELKGGIEQSVLSGVLNSLNESEKAVVIASNSFGRTTDPMVFSGMAQYFASSLKGDKKFLWLGESASVPGNVDFSEILSGIKKKEIKCLLNFGAMSPVYYPQIWEYLDELEFMASTVTMMPELAKNRLSYLFMPTTLLTETSGTIKTFFEGEKKVINGVKPLSGTKCVGEIVYALAENKISVVSPGKTVLKELKLEEVLSRVSNMVIPQGDFVLMGEKTAYQFKGLFSEPIVIMNSHNAKKLKVKEGSIVEIKSSVGESEFKVNISDKVPERVLLVSTELPEARSLFELNISSGICEFPPIEVSVCKRD
- a CDS encoding class I SAM-dependent methyltransferase; its protein translation is MKDLKVEQKFHDSKVHLFVEDEGESFFKTPPKEAIKNDVWLKHFPEILGDFTGKSVLDCGCGTGVISAALSQNGAKVTAFDLSNGMLRIAQKRALSWKLDIPLVESAFENLPFKNNSFDFVIGAMILHHTELEGAVNEIKRVLKKGGKILFLETQLRNVFLRVLVESPIYKIRFLRHGSPCEKPLTLKSLKYIKSEFTGVRFHYFSFIFLQLIGSIIARPLRKTILERIVLSFFIAPDGFVGKYLPGLRKYSYWVMMEGEKRK
- a CDS encoding GIY-YIG nuclease family protein, with translation MKTKKSKVWYVYGVRCSDSTLYVGITNNLKARIEKHNKGTGAKYTRSRRPVKLLRSEKCGDIGTAMRREKELKRIGKVKKELWVGNRKNISHGLTRIKTRTKTGIKGEYKRQKIKSKRILATDKKHGLTRKTENKKFLQGLEETFKRKKKFNRE
- a CDS encoding hydrolase, which encodes MSKEKPNTECCPKFNPAPWDNKMLEWDNKKFIKDKVFTMFFMPINFGSVVKRMMAKIEKSGGKALDWMGLSDHTSKWNMDLYVAVDREIPDIENISLSGKFFSKVYEGDFKDTGRWCKDFESQVKDKNLKVKKWYMWYTTCPKCAKKYGKNYVVIVGAVE
- a CDS encoding DUF1801 domain-containing protein — protein: MDKKIAGYINKQKSPQKEILEKVRQIFLKTLVDCDEKMNWGVITFAENKFYIVALKERVHVGFAINGLDKEEISQFEGSGKTMKHIKIQTLKDIDEKKLTKLIKLVSEKAVCKHC
- a CDS encoding GIY-YIG nuclease family protein, whose product is MVCVWCSDNSLYIGITNNLDSRVKEHNKGIGAQYTKERLPVNLLCYEAVGDKFLARKREAQLKKWSKAKKELWVHGFPSIGSG
- a CDS encoding tyrosine-type recombinase/integrase, which codes for MDNRLYGIKEVSELLDVEEATIYAWTHYKKIPFIKVGRLVKFEASKIQEWKDKMPSCEGKILSNRGMKILRKEKQDLNSQQFKTIKPCKLSSGNSRKGLTKGVYRLVNKSGVKYGIDYFDPVSCRRIKKIISSDPKEAERAYRKVQVEIEDGNWEGNNHKAPLFETFVATYLECCRTQDSKTHYIAKVQCLTKEAAKAFNGIRIDQISIAMIEKFKNQRANTVSNATVNRGLSYLRHFFNKAIDYGYLKSNPCSKVKFFKEPPGLVRWLTKEQIVILLDNCPEEIKPVVIIALNCGLRKSEIFALKWQDVDMQNRYITVQHSKSNKKRMIPINDSVYKVFENLPQTEDKIFRIHNFRILFERAVKSAGIEDFTFHSLRHCFASHLAMSGINLATIKELMGHSSIRMTLRYAHLCDGCLEDAVKKLQITP
- a CDS encoding septation protein SpoVG family protein; amino-acid sequence: MNELKITEVRLSLYGKNGIIAFCEVVLGNHLRLNDIAVKRTQEGKILLSYPLKKTPGGVEYFYFNPISKELGDEINKAVSNKLNELRSELNEQHKIQSGRNC